A genomic stretch from Eretmochelys imbricata isolate rEreImb1 chromosome 24, rEreImb1.hap1, whole genome shotgun sequence includes:
- the S100A5 gene encoding protein S100-A5, with product MWTCTMETPLEKALATLVCTFHKYSGKEGSKLTLSKGELKELVKNELGLGDRMKEGGIEQLMKSLDRNSDHEIDFKEYSVFLSTLCMAYNDFFRGGSK from the exons ATGTGGACGTGCACCATGGAAACACCTCTGGAAAAGGCCTTGGCAACCTTAGTCTGCACCTTCCACAAGTACTCGGGgaaggaaggcagcaagctgacCCTGAGCAAGGGGGAACTGAAGGAGCTGGTGAAGaacgagctggggctgggggac AGAATGAAGGAGGGAGGCATTGAGCAGCTCATGAAAAGCCTAGACCGGAACAGCGACCACGAAATCGACTTCAAGGAATACTCGGTTTTCCTGTCCACCTTGTGCATGGCCTACAATGACTTCTTCCGGGGAGGGAGCAAGTAg
- the LOC144279596 gene encoding protein S100-A4-like produces the protein MARPLEWTLDTMVSTFHKYGGKEGDKFKLKRAELKELVRKELPCYLSKQTEEASFQRLMNNLDSNWDGETVQDYMAFLGCIILMCNEDFQDCPDKMPWKM, from the exons ATGGCCCGGCCACTGGAGTGGACTCTGGACACAATGGTCTCCACGTTCCACAAGTACGGTGGGAAAGAAGGCGATAAATTCAAGCTCAAGAGGGCTGAGCTCAAGGAGCTAGTCAGGAAGGAGCTGCCCTGCTACCTCAGC AAACAAACCGAAGAAGCCAGCTTCCAAAGGCTCATGAACAACCTGGATAGCAACTGGGACGGGGAAACGGTCCAGGACTACATGGCCTTCTTGGGCTGCATCATCCTGATGTGCAATGAGGACTTCCAGGACTGCCCTGACAAGATGCCATGGAAGATGTGA
- the LOC144279597 gene encoding protein S100-A6 — translation MACPLDQAIGLLVCTFHKYSEKEGDKNTLSKKELKELIKKELTLGAKLNDAEIVGLMEDLDRNKDQEVNFQEYLTFLGALSMIYNDALKGYKK, via the exons ATGGCATGCCCTCTGGACCAGGCCATCGGGCTCTTGGTTTGCACTTTCCACAAGTACTCGGAAAAGGAAGGGGACAAGAACACGCTGAGCAAGAAGGAGCTGAAAGAGCTAATCAAGAAGGAGTTGACCCTCGGGGCG AAACTGAACGATGCTGAAATTGTTGGGCTCATGGAGGATCTGGACCGGAACAAGGACCAGGAAGTCAACTTCCAGGAGTACCTCACTTTCCTGGGTGCCCTGTCCATGATTTACAACGATGCTTTGAAGGGATATAAGAAGTAG
- the LOC144279595 gene encoding protein S100-A2-like, with translation MASPLEQALAVLVGTFRKYSGKEGDRYKLSKAEMKELLLTELPSFVGDQVDESDLKKLMGNLDANGDEELDFQEYAVLLALTAELCDEFFRECADERNRKI, from the exons ATGGCGTCTCCGCTGGAACAGGCCCTCGCGGTGCTGGTGGGCACCTTCCGCAAGTATTCTGGCAAGGAGGGGGACAGGTACAAGCTCAGCAAGGCGGAGATGAAGGAGTTGCTCCTCACGGAGCTGCCCAGCTTTGTTGGG gaccAGGTGGACGAAAGTGACCTGAAGAAGCTGATGGGGAATCTGGATGCCAACGGGGACGAGGAGCTGGATTTCCAGGAGTACGCGGTGTTACTGGCCCTCACCGCCGAGCTGTGCGACGAGTTCTTCCGGGAGTGTGCCGACGAGAGGAACCGGAAGATCTGA
- the LOC144279594 gene encoding protein S100-A2-like has protein sequence MAGLQTLQEALAVLVCTFQRYSKQEGDRFMLSRGELKELLEKELPSLGDVQVKEGAFEELLSILDVNRDGEVDFQEYIRFVAVACTLCHEFFLDSPVVLPRGQ, from the exons ATGGCAGGTCTGCAGACCCTGCAGGAGGCGCTGGCTGTGCTGGTTTGCACTTTCCAGCGCTATTCCAAACAGGAAGGTGACAGATTCATGCTCAGCAGAGGGGAGCTGAAGGAGCTGCTGGAGAAGGAGCTGCCCAGCCTGGGAGAT GTACAAGTGAAGGAAGGCGCCTTTGAGGAACTGCTGAGCATCCTGGATGTGAACAGAGACGGGGAAGTTGACTTCCAGGAGTACATCCGCTTCGTGGCGGTGGCCTGCACCTTATGCCACGAGTTTTTCTTGGACTCCCCTGTAGTTCTGCCACGTGGACAATAA